Proteins encoded within one genomic window of Saccharomyces mikatae IFO 1815 strain IFO1815 genome assembly, chromosome: 15:
- the SDH5 gene encoding succinate dehydrogenase assembly factor SDH5 (similar to Saccharomyces cerevisiae EMI5 (YOL071W); ancestral locus Anc_3.144), whose amino-acid sequence MFSPLTKALSLQSYRTINLQTRTDAWLRCRRWYCSDKDDVDDVVTRIKISPIKRTNESIEKKRARLIYQSRKRGILETDLLLSGFAAKYLKKMNEEELEEYDSLLNELDWDIYYWATKNFKTSPLPKKWSNSKLLKQLQEFSENKEKEILSMPDLSKY is encoded by the coding sequence ATGTTTTCACCACTCACGAAGGCACTATCGCTGCAAAGTTACAGAACTATCAACCTTCAGACAAGGACCGATGCATGGTTGCGGTGCCGCAGGTGGTATTGTAGTGACAAAGATGACGTCGACGATGTAGTAACAAGAATCAAAATTTCCCCTATAAAGAGAACCAACGAGTCCatagagaagaaaagagcaCGGTTGATATATCAATCACGGAAAAGAGGGATCCTGGAGACAGACTTGCTTTTGTCGGGGTTCGCTGCCAAATatctgaagaagatgaacGAAGAGGAACTGGAAGAGTATGATTCTCTATTGAATGAGTTGGACTGGGATATCTATTATTGGGCTAcaaagaatttcaaaactAGTCCTTTGCCTAAAAAATGGTCTAACTCTAAGTTGTTGAAGCAACTACAAGAGTTCAGCGAGAATAAAGAGAAGGAAATCTTAAGCATGCCTGATTTGTCTAAGTATTAG
- the SMKI15G0870 gene encoding uncharacterized protein (similar to Saccharomyces cerevisiae YOL075C; ancestral locus Anc_3.133): MSQRKNGDVATDLIENKLSFSRIPRISLHVRDLSIVASKTNTTLVNAFSMDLPSGSVMAVMGGSGSGKTTLLNVLASKISGGLTHNGSIRYVLEDMGSESGEARLKVGHLDDQDHPTHKHVIMAYLPQQDVLSPRLTCRETLKFAADLKLNSSERTKRIMVEQLIEELGLKDCADTLVGDNSHRGLSGGEKRRLSIGTQMISNPSVMFLDEPTTGLDAYSAYLVIKTLKKLAKEDGRTFIMSIHQPRSDILFLLDQVCILSKGNVVYCDKMNNIIPYFESIGYRIPQLVNPADYFIDLSSVDSRSDKEEVTTQNRLNSLIGHWHDYERTHLKLRAESCIGNATEIHIQNMTTRLPFWKQVAVLTRRNFKLNLSDYVTLISTFAEPLIIGTVCGWIYYKPDKTSIGGLRTTTACLYASTILQCYLYLLFDTYRLCEQDIALYDRERAEGSVTPLAFIVARKLSLFLSDDFAMTMIFVSITYFMFGLEANARKFFYQFSIVFLCQLSCSSLSMLSVAVSRDFSKASLVGNMTFTVLSMGCGFFVNAKVMPVYVRWVKYIAFTWYSFGTLMSSTFTDSYCTSGNLEECLGNQILEVYGFPKNWITVPAVILLCWSIGYFVVGAVVLYLHKIDITLQNEVKSKRKKSISKTPTEVKPEIQLLDDVYHQKDLEAEKEKKTTITIKLQDIDLRIIFSTSFSTWKKGNFHRHETKQILQSVNAIFKPGMINAIMGPSGSGKSSLLNLISGRLKSSFFAKFNTAGSIMLNDIQVSEFMFKNVCSYVSQDDDHLLATLTVKETLKYASALRLHHLTEAERMERTDNLIRSLGLKHCENNIIGNEFVKGISGGEKRRVTMGVQLLNDPPILLLDEPTSGLDSFTSATILEILEKLCTEQGKTVIITIHQPRSELFKRFGNVLLLAKSGRTAFNGSPDEMIAYFAKMGFNCPSFTNVADFFLDLISVNTQNEQNEQTSRARVEKLLTAWKENIETESILSTSLSEKQQYSQESFLTEYSDFVRKPANLVLAYIVNVKRQFTTTRRSFDSLMARIAQIPGLGVIFALFFAPVKHNYTSISNRLGLAQESTALYFVGMLGNLACYPTERDYFYEEYNDNVYGIAPFFLAYMTLELPLSAFASVLYAVFTVFACGLPRTAANFFATVYCSFIVTCCGEALGIMTNTFFERPGFVVNFISIILSIGTQMSGLMSLGMSRVLKGFNYLNPVGYTSMIIINFAFPGNLKLTCEDGGKNSDGTCKFANGHDVLVSYGLVRDTQKYLGIIVCVAIIYRLIAFFILKAKLEWIKW; the protein is encoded by the coding sequence ATGTCACAGCGGAAGAACGGCGATGTAGCCACTGATTTGatagaaaataaactttCTTTCTCAAGAATCCCTAGGATAAGTCTCCATGTAAGGGATTTGTCAATTGTTGCCTCCAAGACCAACACAACGCTGGTTAATGCATTTTCCATGGACTTGCCCAGTGGGTCGGTCATGGCAGTTATGGGTGGGTCAGGGTCCGGGAAGACTACGTTGTTGAATGTTCTAGCATCCAAGATAAGTGGTGGATTAACTCATAACGGTTCTATACGGTATGTCTTGGAAGACATGGGTTCTGAATCTGGGGAGGCAAGGCTAAAGGTGGGTCACTTGGATGACCAAGACCACCCTACTCATAAGCATGTGATAATGGCTTACCTACCGCAACAAGATGTGCTTTCCCCCAGGTTGACCTGCAGAGAAACTCTTAAATTTGCAGCAGACTTGAAACTTAATTCATCCGAACGGACTAAGAGAATAATGGTTGAGCAGTTAATAGAAGAATTAGGGCTCAAAGATTGTGCCGACACTTTAGTGGGTGATAACTCACATAGAGGCCTTTCTGGTGGCGAAAAGAGAAGACTAAGTATTGGTACTCAAATGATTTCAAACCCTTCTGTCATGTTTTTGGATGAGCCTACTACTGGTTTGGATGCTTATTCTGCCTACTTGGTTATtaaaactttgaaaaaactagcAAAAGAGGATGGTAGAACTTTTATCATGTCAATTCACCAGCCGAGATCagatatattattcttATTAGACCAGGTTTGTATTTTGTCAAAGGGTAATGTAGTATACTGTGACAAAATGAATAATATCATCCCTTATTTTGAATCTATTGGTTATCGTATTCCTCAGCTCGTGAATCCAGCCGATTATTTCATCGATTTGTCAAGTGTAGATTCTAGATCAGATAAGGAAGAGGTTACTACGCAAAACAGGTTAAATTCATTGATTGGTCATTGGCATGATTATGAAAGGACTCATTTGAAACTACGGGCGGAATCTTGTATAGGCAACGCTACGGAAATTCATATTCAAAATATGACTACCAGACTACCATTTTGGAAACAAGTTGCAGTCTTGACGAGACGGAATTTTAAACTTAATCTTTCAGATTATGTTACTCTAATATCGACTTTCGCAGAACCGCTGATCATTGGTACTGTTTGCGGTTGGATATACTATAAACCTGATAAAACTAGTATCGGTGGTTTAAGGACAACGACCGCGTGTCTGTATGCATCTACTATTTTACAATGTTACTTATATTTGTTATTTGATACGTATCGACTTTGTGAACAGGACATTGCGTTATATGACAGAGAGAGGGCGGAAGGTTCGGTGACACCGTTGGCATTTATTGTCGCCAGAAAATTATCTCTCTTCCTTTCTGACGATTTCGCCATGACCATGATTTTTGTCAGTATAACGTATTTCATGTTTGGACTCGAAGCAAATGCTagaaaattcttttatcaattttctATCGTATTTTTATGTCAATTATCATGTTCCAGTTTGTCCATGTTATCAGTTGCTGTATCGAGGGATTTTTCTAAGGCCTCTTTAGTGGGGAATATGACATTCACAGTATTATCAATGGGGTGCGGTTTTTTTGTGAATGCTAAAGTTATGCCAGTGTATGTTCGTTGGGTTAAATATATTGCCTTTACATGGTATTCATTTGGTACTCTGATGTCTAGTACTTTTACGGATTCTTATTGTACCTCTGGCAATCTCGAGGAATGCTTAGGTAACCAGATTCTAGAAGTTTACGGATTTCCGAAGAACTGGATAACCGTGCCCGCTGTTATCCTATTATGTTGGTCTATAGGATACTTTGTAGTAGGTGCGGTTGTACTGTATTTGCACAAGATTGATATTACTTTACAGAATGAGGTGAAATCAAAACGAAAGAAATCCATTAGCAAAACTCCCACAGAAGTGAAACCGGAAATTCAGCTGCTAGACGATGTTTATCACCAAAAGGATTTGGAGgcagaaaaagagaaaaaaacaactatCACTATAAAATTGCAAGACATAGACCTACgaatcattttttcaacttctttctcaacttggaaaaaaggTAACTTCCATCGCCACGAAACTAAACAAATTTTACAATCGGTGAATGCCATTTTCAAGCCTGGAATGATTAATGCTATTATGGGACCATCAGGGTCAGGTAAGTCCTCACTGTTGAATTTAATTTCTGGCAGACTAAAATCCTCATTTTTTGCGAAGTTTAACACTGCAGGATCGATTATGCTCAATGACATTCAGGTCTCAGAGTTTATGTTCAAAAATGTATGCTCGTATGTTTCGCAGGATGATGACCATCTTTTGGCCACCTTAACTGTAAAAGAAACCCTTAAATATGCATCTGCGTTAAGGTTGCATCATTTAACTGAGGCAGAAAGAATGGAAAGAACTGATAACTTGATAAGATCTCTGGGTTTAAAGCACTGTGAGAACAATATTATTGGTAATGAATTTGTTAAAGGCATTAGTGGTGGCGAAAAGAGAAGAGTAACGATGGGGGTGCAATTATTGAATGATCCTCCAATCTTATTACTAGATGAACCAACTTCTGGACTAGATAGCTTCACATCTGCTACTATATTAGAAATATTGGAGAAGCTTTGTACAGAACAAGGGAAGACAGTCATTATTACCATTCATCAACCAAGGTCAGAATTATTCAAACGATTTGGTAATGTTTTGCTATTAGCTAAATCGGGTAGAACCGCTTTCAATGGATCACCTGATGAAATGATTGCTTATTTTGCTAAAATGGGATTTAATTGTCCTTCGTTTACGAACGTGGCAGACTTTTTTCTCGATTTAATCTCAGTCAATACGCAAAACGAACAGAATGAACAAACTTCAAGAGCAAGAGTTGAAAAGCTACTTACCGcatggaaagaaaatatagaaaCTGAAAGTATTTTATCCACTTCACTTTCTgaaaaacaacaatacTCTCAAGAGTCATTTTTAACAGAATACAGCGATTTCGTAAGAAAACCAGCTAACTTGGTTTTGGCATACATAGTCAACGTTAAGAGGCAATTTACTACGACAAGAAGAAGCTTCGACTCCTTAATGGCACGTATTGCACAAATTCCTGGTCTAGGTGTTATCTTCGCCTTATTTTTTGCTCCGGTCAAGCATAATTATACTAGTATCAGCAATCGTTTAGGGCTGGCACAGGAATCTACAGCGTTGTATTTTGTGGGTATGTTAGGAAACTTGGCATGCTATCCAACTGAAAGAGATTACTTTTACGAAGAATACAATGACAATGTTTACGGAATAGcaccttttttcttggcttATATGACTCTAGAGTTACCGTTATCCGCATTTGCTTCAGTTTTATACGCAGTGTTTACAGTATTTGCATGTGGGTTGCCAAGAACTGCGGCCAATTTCTTTGCGACCGTTTATTGTTCCTTTATTGTTACTTGTTGTGGTGAAGCTCTGGGTATAATGACGAACACATTCTTTGAAAGACCAGGATTCGTTGTTAACTTTATTTCGATTATTTTATCCATTGGTACCCAAATGTCAGGATTGATGTCGTTAGGCATGTCGAGAGTATTAAAGGGTTTCAACTATTTGAACCCTGTGGGGTACACATCTATGATTATCATTAATTTTGCGTTTCCAGGTAATTTGAAATTAACATGTGAAGATGGTGGGAAAAATTCGGATGGTACATGCAAATTTGCTAATGGGCATGATGTTTTGGTTTCATACGGCTTAGTGAGAGATACACAAAAGTATTTGGGAATTATTGTGTGTGTGGCCATTATATATCGTCTTattgctttttttatcttgaaGGCCAAATTGGAATGGATTAAGTGGTGA
- the NUF2 gene encoding kinetochore-associated Ndc80 complex subunit NUF2 (similar to Saccharomyces cerevisiae NUF2 (YOL069W); ancestral locus Anc_3.149), with product MSRNQDVFPVLDLQELVICLQSCDFALATQENISRPTSDYMVTLYKQIIENFMGISVESLLNSSSRDVGEGHLQDENENIYSDTLNVLVLNKICFKFFENIGVQDFNMTDLYKPEAQRTQRLLSAVVNYARFREERMFDCNSFILQMESLLGQLRSKFDDYNLIQQQLKQYEDTDGENIPDEQELQKLEEQNKELEIQLKKLTKIQETLSIDYNDYKISKQSIFKDLEALSFQIVELESNRDKLIKISNTDIRELSEGIKELNNLLTERKKTLHDLSTQQKNLQATVTTFETIISELYDVLRIISGEVQESNRTETELTGLKQNLINNKSKLSNVLETGILYKLEILQEQLDLQLNNLEKLSQDTEEESRLNNSKLSELQVKYENEIKPKIDKTDIFIQDELINGKINKLDDEIKQLQKDFEVEVKEIEIEYSLLSGHINKYMDEMLEYTQ from the coding sequence ATGAGCAGGAATCAAGATGTATTTCCAGTATTAGACCTACAGGAACTGGTAATATGTTTACAGAGCTGCGATTTTGCCTTAGCTACACAGGAGAATATCTCTAGGCCCACTTCAGATTATATGGTGACCCTTTACAAGCAAATCATAGAAAACTTCATGGGTATTTCAGTAGAGTCGTTGCTGAATAGTAGCAGTCGGGATGTGGGTGAAGGTCACTTACAGGATGAGAACGAAAACATTTATTCTGATACCTTGAATGTTTTGGtattgaacaaaatttGCTTCAAGTTCTTTGAGAACATAGGCGTTCAAGATTTCAACATGACAGATTTATACAAGCCTGAGGCCCAAAGGACACAGCGCTTGTTGAGTGCTGTGGTGAATTATGCTCGTTTTAGGGAAGAACGGATGTTTGATTGCAATTCGTTTATCCTTCAAATGGAGTCCTTGTTAGGGCAACTTCGATCTAAATTCGATGATTATAACCTGATTCAGCAACAGTTAAAGCAGTACGAGGACACAGATGGGGAAAATATTCCCGATGAGCAGGAGCTCCAAAAACTGGAAGAGCAGAATAAAGAGCTGGAAATTCagctaaaaaaattaactAAGATTCAAGAAACTTTATCAATAGATTATAATGATTACAAGATTTCAAAACAGTCAATTTTTAAAGATTTAGAGGCTTTAAGTTTTCAAATAGTAGAATTGGAGTCTAATCGAGATAAGCTAATAAAAATCTCCAATACAGACATCAGAGAGTTATCTGAAGGGATCAAAGAGTTGAACAATCTTTTGAcggaaaggaaaaagacTTTGCACGATTTAAGTACACAGCAGAAGAACCTGCAAGCGACAGTGACAACTTTTGAAACCATAATTAGCGAGCTTTATGATGTTTTAAGAATAATTTCAGGCGAGGTACAAGAGTCTAATCGAACCGAAACGGAATTGACAGGATTGAAGCAAAATTTAATCAACAACAAGTCGAAACTGTCGAATGTATTGGAAACGGGTATTTTATACAAATTAGAAATCTTACAAGAACAGTTAGATTTACAACTaaataatttggaaaagcTATCACAAGATACTGAAGAAGAGTCTCGGTTGAATAATTCTAAATTGTCGGAACTACAGGTTAAATATGAAAACGAAATTAAACCTAAGATTGACAAGACAgacatttttattcaagatGAACTGATCAATGGTAAAATCAATAAAttagatgatgaaattaaacaatTACAAAAAGATTTCGAAGTTGAagttaaagaaattgaaattgaatattctttattatcTGGTCATATTAATAAATACATGGATGAAATGCTCGAATATACGCAATAG
- the THP1 gene encoding Thp1p (similar to Saccharomyces cerevisiae THP1 (YOL072W); ancestral locus Anc_3.141), with product MDVANQLLDQLGHGNFVQLTLNLSQNGHEVALLQQQLTGSDDKRLETLVEQHPAMPNDTRFNMMCVSYLKYARDVDPWSVWSSSDLIFEFYQCLINCLVNDNAPHIEKLITVSTRETELVIGIADRLDSFHLQLHTSGHQFLSHISSILSRLFNSIKPPRSNASSKNIPGKQRILLYLVNKLNNIYFRIESPQLCSNIFKNFQPKSMLTHFNEYQIDQQIEYRYLLGRYYLLNSQVHNAFVQFNEAFQSLLSLPLTNQAIIRNGSRILNYMIPTGLILGKMVKWEPLRPFLTQEIIDNWSALYNYVRSGNIQGVSLWLRQNERHLCARQLLIILLEKLPMVTYRNLLKTVIKIWTTEWGQNKLPYSLIERALQLSIAQTFGDPNVQEITIYNGIHSPKNVENVLVTLINLGFLRANCFPQLQLCVVKKTTLIQEIVPPVNERITKMFPAQSRILW from the coding sequence ATGGATGTGGCCAATCAACTGCTTGATCAATTAGGTCACGGGAATTTTGTGCAATTGACATTGAACCTGTCCCAAAATGGTCACGAAGTTGCTCTCTTGCAGCAACAATTGACCGGATCTGATGACAAACGCTTGGAAACGCTGGTAGAGCAACACCCGGCTATGCCTAATGATACGAGATTTAATATGATGTGTGTATCGTATCTAAAATATGCCAGAGATGTTGACCCATGGTCAGTCTGGTCCAGTTCGGATCTAATATTTGAGTTCTATCAATGCTTGATCAATTGCCTCGTCAATGACAATGCTCCTCATATCGAAAAACTCATAACAGTATCAACCAGAGAGACGGAGCTTGTCATCGGCATAGCTGATAGGCTTGACTCGTTTCACCTACAGTTGCATACGAGCGGTCATCAATTTTTATCGCATATATCGTCCATCCTATCAAGATTATTTAACAGTATCAAGCCTCCACGAAGTAATGCATCATCTAAAAATATTCCAGGAAAACAGCGAATACTGCTGTACCTAGTCAATAAACTGAATAACATTTATTTCAGAATCGAGTCACCGCAACTGTGTTCCAacatcttcaaaaactttcaaCCAAAAAGCATGCTTACACATTTCAATGAGTACCAAATCGACCAGCAGATAGAATATAGATACCTCTTAGGAAGATACTACCTCTTGAACTCTCAAGTACACAACGCTTTTGTTCAATTCAACGAGGCTTTTCAATCGCTCCTGAGTCTGCCTCTAACAAATCAAGCGATCATTAGAAATGGTTCGAGAATACTCAACTACATGATCCCCACGGGATTGATATTGGGCAAAATGGTCAAATGGGAACCGTTACGACCGTTCCTTACTCAGGAAATAATTGATAATTGGAGCGCTCTGTACAATTATGTACGTTCTGGGAACATCCAAGGCGTGAGCCTCTGGCTGAGACAAAACGAACGTCATTTGTGTGCAAGACAGTTGCTAATTATACTACTAGAGAAATTGCCCATGGTCACATACAGAAATCTGCTCAAAACGGTAATTAAGATCTGGACTACCGAATGGGGCCAGAACAAACTACCATACTCGTTAATAGAACGGGCATTGCAGCTATCCATTGCTCAGACATTTGGAGATCCCAATGTCCAGGAAATTACTATTTATAACGGCATCCATTCCCCCAAGAACGTGGAAAACGTGCTCGTGACATTGATCAACTTGGGATTTTTACGTGCGAACTGTTTCCCACAATTGCAACTCTGTGTAGTAAAAAAGACCACCttgattcaagaaattgttCCGCCAGTTAATGAACGGATCACCAAGATGTTTCCTGCACAGTCACGAATTCTTTGGTGA
- the NBA1 gene encoding Nba1p (similar to Saccharomyces cerevisiae NBA1 (YOL070C); ancestral locus Anc_3.148), with product MSEEREENGPSRATLNTQRLSAMIDSLNNEKDEKLFQSPTTIKTVIPGEKVDESNVFKPPSRLLRSPAGDVSLPPPGDNRSSMISNYSGVIQEGVEVSYIVRQQNQEEHASNGSSSLSPLKQSVSKEDLPALPMLPSEVTLTKQLNDGQSKKSKNEGDEIIIRPVTNAKPVGRFNSSTSKKAENRGSLKLLSSPRRQEKGLRSSIGSGNLASESGSSTYNTKFHQSIQEQLEEEEEANGSDKLSIVSSVIPDLSTKTNDVPKEMKPIRSETNDYNPTIPPRSKDRPRSRLFIQEGDVQDDFLDAEVLLTPIQTAGHYKNLSQISTVSEQKSESYYSAATSMPPEEEAYLTRPLPSTPNEDCRDASNLKRDDTLKAAHTKANKISTTADEQDDDKYEDIIEETPKKTNIKKDAKKKQNKKKSVKELRSFDIDTLNQLLSVTKGTLIGSEFAQLGMQIEEKRALERLVDSLSRLTADMVLDPDRYEEGLKRLDKATKALEGF from the coding sequence ATGTCAGAAGagagagaagaaaacgGGCCATCTAGAGCCACACTAAATACCCAGCGACTTTCAGCGATGATTGATTCACtgaacaatgaaaaagatgaaaaactCTTTCAATCTCCTACAACTATTAAAACAGTGATCCCAGGCGAAAAGGTGGACGAAAGTAATGTATTTAAACCCCCATCGAGACTATTAAGATCACCTGCTGGTGACGTCTCGCTACCACCACCTGGTGACAACAGATCAAGCATGATTTCTAACTATTCCGGAGTCATTCAAGAAGGCGTTGAAGTTTCATATATTGTCAGGCAACAAAACCAAGAAGAGCATGCCAGCAACGGTTCCAGTAGTTTGAGTCCTTTGAAACAGTCCGTAAGTAAAGAAGATCTACCAGCGTTGCCTATGTTGCCCTCAGAGGTGACGTTGACCAAACAACTGAATGATGGTCAAAgcaaaaaatcaaaaaatgaaggagACGAAATTATCATTAGACCAGTTACCAATGCCAAACCAGTGGGGAGGTTTAATTCTAGCACCTCTAAGAAAGCAGAGAATCGCGGGTCACTAAAGTTACTATCAAGTCCTCGACGTCAGGAAAAGGGTTTGCGTTCTTCCATTGGTTCAGGTAATTTAGCTAGTGAGAGCGGATCCTCCACTTATAACACCAAATTTCACCAGTCTATCCAGGAGCAGttagaggaagaagaagaggcCAATGGCAGTGATAAGCTTTCGATTGTTTCTAGTGTGATACCAGACTTGTCAACTAAGACAAATGATGTTCCCAAAGAAATGAAGCCAATACGTTCTGAAACCAATGACTACAATCCGACCATTCCCCCCAGAAGTAAAGATCGTCCTAGGTCAAGGTTGTTTATCCAAGAAGGTGATGTCCAAGACGACTTTTTAGATGCAGAGGTATTACTGACACCGATCCAAACCGCTGGCCATTATAAGAATCTATCACAGATTTCTACCGTTAGCGAACAAAAGTCCGAATCATACTACTCCGCAGCGACCAGTATGCCTCCAGAAGAAGAGGCTTACTTGACGAGACCATTGCCCAGTACGCCCAATGAGGATTGCAGGGATGcatcaaatttgaaacGTGACGACACGTTAAAGGCTGCACATACTAAAgcaaataaaatatcaaCTACTGCAGACGAACAAGACGATGATAAATACGAGGATATTATTGAGGAGACACCCAAGAAAACTAATATCAAGAAGGAtgctaaaaaaaagcagaacaaaaaaaaatctgttAAGGAATTGCGGTCATTTGACATCGATACTTTAAACCAGTTATTGAGTGTGACAAAGGGAACCTTAATTGGATCTGAATTTGCGCAGCTGGGGATGCAAATAGAGGAGAAACGTGCCCTGGAAAGATTAGTGGACTCATTGTCAAGATTAACCGCAGATATGGTTCTCGATCCCGATCGTTATGAAGAGGGGTTGAAAAGATTGGACAAAGCTACAAAGGCCCTTGAGGGATTCtga
- the DSC2 gene encoding Dsc2p (similar to Saccharomyces cerevisiae YOL073C; ancestral locus Anc_3.135), with protein sequence MSMEPPVGLASMPVTKLSMVMTLVVPLVASIASYKHLFLLQYDPFLQTYHQYFRLFIFQFCAINESDTVILALLWYLFRHLERLLGSHKYLTLIALSWMYTTLAIWGLNLIWNAFIGQFTWLQWNNFSTGSLPIVLSLMHFYKEYTPQIYEWSIRLLGPRGGVASQNYNKQEDKSAVDWSINDQFLLNGLILLLILNQGFAGIICGFISWMCGIFIDKGLLPGLDHWRIPFVSHYISRGPPTRADVAMAANAATNTAAARATAQAATAVAGSSNAGNSGPASIPLRGSSTTPTDSSTAGDDEPGADEPARPLGVQFLDIFRR encoded by the coding sequence ATGTCTATGGAACCTCCAGTAGGGCTGGCTTCCATGCCTGTCACCAAACTGTCCATGGTTATGACCCTTGTGGTGCCCTTAGTGGCTTCGATTGCAAGTTACAAGCACCTATTCCTGCTACAATATGATCCTTTCCTACAGACGTACCATCAGTACTTCCGCCTGTTTATATTCCAGTTCTGTGCCATCAACGAATCTGACACGGTAATACTGGCGCTATTATGGTATCTGTTTAGACATTTGGAACGACTGCTAGGTTCCCACAAGTATTTGACATTGATTGCTCTATCATGGATGTACACCACATTAGCAATCTGGGGATTGAATCTCATTTGGAACGCTTTTATTGGGCAGTTTACGTGGCTTCAATGGAACAACTTTAGCACAGGTTCATTGCCCATCGTTTTAAGCTTGATGCACTTTTACAAAGAATACACCCCTCAAATTTATGAATGGAGTATAAGATTACTGGGACCTCGAGGAGGAGTGGCAAGTCAAAATTATAATAAGCAAGAGGACAAGAGCGCTGTAGATTGGAGTATCAACGATCAGTTCCTTCTAAACGGGTTAATACTATTGCTTATACTAAACCAAGGATTTGCAGGAATAATATGCGGATTCATTAGCTGGATGTGTGGTATTTTCATCGACAAGGGCCTGCTACCGGGACTAGACCATTGGCGAATACCATTTGTATCACATTACATCTCCCGAGGCCCACCTACCAGGGCTGATGTTGCTATGGCTGCTAATGCAGCTACAAATACGGCAGCAGCAAGGGCAACAGCGCAGGCAGCCACTGCTGTCGCAGGAAGTTCAAATGCGGGAAACTCTGGACCTGCAAGCATTCCACTTCGTGGTTCAAGTACCACACCCACAGATTCGTCTACTGCTGGCGACGACGAACCTGGTGCCGATGAGCCTGCAAGGCCCCTGGGAGTCCAGTTTTTGGATATCTTTCGAAGATGA